The DNA sequence ACGTGGTGCTCCTGGTGAGAGGGCCTAAGGGTCGTGGCCGGGAGCCAGCTGCTCCCGGCCACGACAGATCACGAATCCGCGGTACGCGAACTGATCATGCGATCAGATCAGCCCTTGGGGATCTCGACCTTCGGAACGACCGCGCCGGCCTTGACCTCGAACGCCCACACCAGCACCTGGGTCGGGTCGAGCTCGCCGTTCTTCTCGAACTTGTAGGTCACACCGGTCGCCGAACCGACGGCGTTGTAGCCGTCGATGAAGGCCAGCATGTCGGCGCGGGTGGTCTTCCCGGCCTTGATACCCGCGAGGAAGATGTTGGCGATGTCGTACGACACGTCGGCGTAGGTGCCCGGCTCGGCGCCGTTCAGGGCCTTGTAGTCGGCCACGAACGTGCCCTTGGCCGCGGTGGCCGGGGCGCAGGGGCAGGTCAGGACGGTGCCCTCGGCAGCCGCGTCGCCCGCGACCTTCACGAAGTTGGCGTCGTTGACGCCGTCACCGGCGACCATGGTGCCGGTCCAGCCGGCGGCACGCAGCTGCTTGAGCAGCAGGCCGGCCTCGGTGTAGTAACCGCCGTAGAACAGCGCGGTGGCGCCGCTGCTCTTGACCTTGGCCACGGTGGCGGCGAAGTCGGTCTGCTTGACCTGGACCTTGTCCTGGCCGGCGACGGTGCCCAGCACCTTGACGACCTCGACCGACAGACCGGCGCCGTACGCGGACTGGTCGTCCACGACGTAGGTCTTCTCAGCCTTCAGCACGTCCTTGATGTAGCGGCCGGCGGCCGGGCCCTGGGCCAGGTCGTTGCCCACGCCACGGTGGAACACGCCCCAGTCCTTGTCGCTCAGGCTCGGACGGGTCGCGGACGGCGTGATGATCGGCAGGGTGGCACCCTTGAAGGTGTCCAGGCTCGCCTCGGTCTCACCCGAGAACGCCGGGCCGACGATGCCGATGACCTTGGTGTCACCGGCGGCCTTGGTGGCCAGCGCCGGGGCCTTGGCCGGGTCGCCCTGGGAGTCGTACTCCTCGAGCAGGACCTTGCAGTCCGCGTGGTCCTTGTTGTACTGCTCAAGCGCGAGCTTCACGCCGTTGCGCATGTGAATGCCGAGACCGGCCGCGTCGCCCGTCAGGGCGCCGAAGAAGCCGAGCTTCAGGTCGCACACCTTCGAACCGGCGCCAGGGGTGCCGGCGTCGTCCTTCTTGCATGCCGCGGCGCCGCCGGCGACGAGCGCCAGAATGGCGACGCCCCCGAGCACCCGTGCGAGTTGCTGCCTCAAGGCTGGAACCCTCCTCCATCCGAGATCCGGGTCGATCCACCGCCGCCTGGCGGCGACCGGGCACCGGACCAGACCGTGTACCACGATCTGGGCTGGGACGTTATCCCAACCGGCGCCGAAGTAGTAAGACCTCGCTGAAGGGTTGACCCAACCGTTACTTGACCAGCCGCGCGAGGTCACCCGCCCAGGTGGCGGCCCGTCACCCGACCCGGATCGGCAGGTCGGCCAGCCACACCCGGCCCGCCGTCCCGTCATCGGCCAGCAGCACCATCCGGCCGCCCGCCGCCGCCACCCCCGCCGCCGCGTCGCCCTTGGCCGTCAGCGCCGCCGGCAGCGTCACCGGCGCCCACCGCCCCGCCTCCGGCGACAGCCACAGCCGGAAATCCACCGCGTCCGACACCACCGCGAGCACCGCCGGCCCAGCCGCCGCCACCGCCGGCACCCACGCCGTCGGGCCGTCCGTACGGTCGAACCCGCCCGCGTCCTGCCAGGCACCGCCGACCAGCCGCCACGCACCGAACACGTCCCCGCGCAGCCCCACCGCGACCGGCACCCCGGCGGCGGTCACCACCCGCCCGAACTCCTCGTACGCCGAGG is a window from the Catellatospora sp. TT07R-123 genome containing:
- a CDS encoding branched-chain amino acid ABC transporter substrate-binding protein, translated to MRQQLARVLGGVAILALVAGGAAACKKDDAGTPGAGSKVCDLKLGFFGALTGDAAGLGIHMRNGVKLALEQYNKDHADCKVLLEEYDSQGDPAKAPALATKAAGDTKVIGIVGPAFSGETEASLDTFKGATLPIITPSATRPSLSDKDWGVFHRGVGNDLAQGPAAGRYIKDVLKAEKTYVVDDQSAYGAGLSVEVVKVLGTVAGQDKVQVKQTDFAATVAKVKSSGATALFYGGYYTEAGLLLKQLRAAGWTGTMVAGDGVNDANFVKVAGDAAAEGTVLTCPCAPATAAKGTFVADYKALNGAEPGTYADVSYDIANIFLAGIKAGKTTRADMLAFIDGYNAVGSATGVTYKFEKNGELDPTQVLVWAFEVKAGAVVPKVEIPKG